Proteins encoded in a region of the Psychromicrobium lacuslunae genome:
- a CDS encoding DNA alkylation repair protein: MQQRLIDQVEQDLRELADPDRAIKMQAYMKSSMPYLGVPMPQVRKLTSAAVRAFPFASAEQLLATAEVLWREAEYRELRYVALALTALKPARGNLNFLPLYEEMVSTGAWWDYVDEVSHRIQELLKSQPATMKPLIRRWSVASDFWFRRLSIISQLQLKTATDLDLLSSVIDANAADKEFFIRKAIGWALREYSKTDPQWVSAFVAARTSTLSPLSQREALKRLR, from the coding sequence ATGCAGCAACGACTCATCGATCAGGTCGAGCAAGACCTCCGAGAACTAGCCGACCCCGATCGGGCGATCAAAATGCAGGCGTATATGAAGTCCTCAATGCCTTACCTCGGGGTTCCGATGCCGCAGGTTCGAAAACTCACCAGTGCCGCGGTGCGCGCTTTCCCCTTCGCGTCGGCTGAGCAGTTACTCGCGACGGCTGAGGTGCTCTGGCGCGAGGCCGAGTACCGCGAGCTGCGGTATGTGGCCCTGGCCCTCACCGCGCTCAAGCCAGCCCGCGGCAATCTGAATTTCTTGCCGCTTTACGAAGAGATGGTCAGCACGGGCGCATGGTGGGATTACGTCGATGAAGTGTCACATCGAATCCAGGAGCTACTGAAAAGTCAGCCAGCGACGATGAAGCCATTGATTCGTCGATGGAGCGTAGCTTCGGATTTCTGGTTCCGGCGGCTATCGATTATTTCTCAGCTACAACTCAAAACTGCTACCGATTTAGATCTGCTCAGCTCGGTCATTGACGCCAACGCAGCAGATAAAGAGTTCTTCATTCGGAAAGCCATTGGCTGGGCACTACGAGAATACTCAAAAACGGATCCTCAGTGGGTCAGCGCCTTCGTCGCCGCGCGGACTTCCACGCTCAGCCCACTCTCACAGCGCGAAGCCCTCAAACGGCTGAGATAG
- a CDS encoding glycosyltransferase 87 family protein codes for MSETLQHKFHQPRALWLSFGVLHLLILALLSPLIVSGQVLSDIGYYRAWAFEGIQNGVWQGISQAWVYPVGALLPIVLSAVFGHYLYQLAWFLLFAALNFMAVRTLTKSGSSNGYFAAYWWLGATAILGAVAVGRIDGLTAPMVITALLIVGARPYLASALLSLATWIKVWPAAVLFAVVVASKHRLKVILSGVAVTAVVVAIVATGGGLQYLLGFLNAQGGRGMQLEAPFTTPGLWQAILHLGDTYVFEDVIINTREVRGGMSEAIGAVMNPLLALAALVILLLLLWALRRGAEVSQLIAAGSLALVASFIVFNKVGSPQFQLWLVAIVAVGLFINRRGWRFPGYLMLAIAALTTLVYPIFYVQLYELNPVIAVVLTLRNIALLVLLGWAIRQVILLARAGRKELSQLS; via the coding sequence TTGTCTGAGACCTTGCAGCATAAATTTCACCAACCACGGGCGCTTTGGCTCAGCTTCGGCGTCCTGCACCTGCTGATCCTTGCCCTACTCTCACCGCTCATCGTCAGCGGCCAAGTTTTGAGCGATATCGGCTATTACCGGGCCTGGGCGTTTGAAGGTATCCAGAACGGCGTTTGGCAAGGCATCAGTCAGGCTTGGGTCTACCCGGTTGGTGCACTGCTCCCCATCGTGCTGAGCGCTGTCTTCGGTCACTACCTCTACCAGCTAGCCTGGTTCCTGCTCTTCGCCGCGCTGAACTTCATGGCGGTTCGAACCTTGACTAAATCTGGCAGCAGCAACGGATACTTTGCAGCTTACTGGTGGCTTGGCGCAACCGCGATACTCGGCGCCGTCGCGGTCGGACGGATCGACGGTTTGACCGCGCCGATGGTGATCACAGCCTTACTCATCGTCGGAGCGCGACCATATCTCGCCTCAGCTTTACTCAGCCTGGCCACCTGGATCAAAGTCTGGCCAGCCGCGGTTCTTTTCGCCGTCGTGGTAGCCAGCAAGCACCGGCTCAAAGTAATCCTCTCTGGCGTTGCGGTGACTGCCGTAGTGGTGGCAATAGTGGCGACGGGCGGCGGTCTGCAATACCTACTTGGCTTCCTCAATGCCCAGGGCGGGCGCGGCATGCAATTGGAAGCGCCGTTCACCACCCCCGGCCTCTGGCAGGCAATCCTCCATCTCGGTGATACTTACGTTTTTGAAGATGTGATCATCAATACCCGAGAGGTACGCGGCGGTATGAGCGAGGCCATCGGCGCGGTGATGAATCCGCTGCTAGCCCTGGCTGCCCTGGTGATTCTGCTGCTCCTACTCTGGGCTCTGCGTCGCGGCGCTGAGGTGTCCCAACTGATCGCAGCCGGATCCCTCGCCCTGGTCGCGTCATTCATCGTGTTCAACAAAGTTGGTTCACCGCAATTCCAGCTCTGGCTGGTCGCGATCGTGGCGGTAGGCCTTTTCATTAATCGTCGTGGCTGGCGATTCCCGGGGTATCTCATGCTCGCTATCGCGGCGCTGACAACCTTGGTATACCCGATCTTCTATGTGCAGCTCTACGAGCTCAATCCGGTTATCGCCGTCGTCCTCACGCTGCGTAATATCGCCCTGCTGGTACTGCTAGGCTGGGCGATCCGTCAGGTCATTCTGTTGGCTAGAGCCGGCCGGAAAGAACTGAGCCAGCTGTCTTGA
- the mptB gene encoding polyprenol phosphomannose-dependent alpha 1,6 mannosyltransferase MptB: MTTPESATGAGARQKTEAVSAGGSETALPNDYWKPLTAGLIGSLLMMFGSVGIGWLAQSSALVRNPFFIWMRAEPVGIAISVACIAVGGMVLVRAWLRLGQRFKSWPPESGPVVKKAIIFWSLPLMLTIPLFSRDVYAYIGQGRLMQANLDPYVNGISAISNWYQLGADKLWAEAPTPYGPVFLWIEQFVVSISGGIPEVSVFLFRLCSAVGVVLCMIYVPRLAVLHGVNPHRALWLSVANPLLLVNFLAAVHNDALMIGLAIAGLYYSATKRNVLGIVLITVSIAIKPITIILLPFVGLLWAGKKANWPRKFIYWGLTAALSLGILAVLGWINGFWFGWINGLSAPGSVWIWYAPVGAIGWVIASLTNTFGWDGWALARQFWLAAKVVAVGIVVWLMFRGSYERIMRRAALALGAVVLLSSMIQSWYVVWLIPLFAITGIRNDWQVKTLYFVLSFFMIYAISDQLNVYPYLQQGESWINLDSARFAAALIALGFAIYVVFIDRKTRELFLSSSRSGREII; encoded by the coding sequence ATGACAACGCCTGAGTCAGCAACTGGAGCAGGCGCGCGCCAGAAGACCGAAGCGGTGTCAGCGGGAGGTAGTGAGACAGCGCTGCCAAATGACTATTGGAAGCCACTGACCGCTGGGCTGATTGGCTCACTATTGATGATGTTTGGCTCGGTTGGCATTGGCTGGCTGGCGCAGTCCTCGGCTCTGGTAAGGAATCCTTTTTTCATTTGGATGCGCGCCGAGCCGGTCGGCATCGCCATCTCGGTCGCCTGTATTGCGGTGGGCGGTATGGTATTGGTGCGGGCTTGGCTCAGGCTGGGCCAACGGTTCAAAAGCTGGCCTCCGGAGTCAGGACCAGTGGTTAAGAAGGCGATCATCTTCTGGTCCCTACCTTTGATGCTGACCATCCCACTGTTCAGCCGTGATGTTTACGCCTATATCGGCCAAGGGCGGCTGATGCAGGCCAATCTTGATCCCTATGTCAATGGGATTTCTGCGATCTCGAACTGGTACCAGCTGGGAGCGGATAAATTATGGGCCGAGGCTCCCACTCCTTACGGGCCGGTTTTCCTCTGGATTGAGCAGTTCGTGGTCTCGATTAGTGGCGGGATCCCCGAAGTATCAGTCTTCCTTTTCCGTTTGTGTTCAGCTGTCGGTGTAGTGCTTTGCATGATCTATGTACCCCGGCTCGCGGTGCTGCACGGCGTTAACCCGCATCGGGCGCTCTGGCTGAGCGTTGCCAATCCGCTGCTCCTGGTGAACTTCCTAGCTGCAGTGCACAACGATGCACTGATGATCGGCCTGGCCATTGCCGGGCTCTATTATTCAGCGACGAAGCGAAATGTGCTCGGGATCGTGCTGATCACGGTCTCGATAGCGATTAAGCCGATCACCATCATCCTGCTGCCCTTCGTGGGGTTGCTGTGGGCTGGTAAGAAGGCGAACTGGCCGCGGAAGTTTATCTACTGGGGGCTCACCGCGGCGCTCTCGCTCGGCATTCTGGCCGTACTCGGTTGGATTAACGGCTTCTGGTTTGGCTGGATTAATGGTCTCTCCGCGCCGGGTAGCGTCTGGATTTGGTACGCCCCGGTGGGTGCCATCGGCTGGGTGATCGCAAGCCTGACCAACACCTTCGGCTGGGACGGTTGGGCGCTGGCCCGGCAATTCTGGCTGGCTGCCAAGGTGGTCGCCGTCGGCATTGTGGTGTGGTTGATGTTCCGGGGGAGTTACGAGCGCATCATGCGCCGTGCCGCGCTCGCGTTAGGCGCCGTGGTGCTACTGTCCTCGATGATTCAAAGTTGGTATGTGGTCTGGTTGATTCCGTTGTTTGCGATCACCGGCATCCGTAATGACTGGCAGGTCAAGACGCTTTATTTCGTGCTGTCCTTCTTCATGATCTACGCCATCTCGGATCAGCTGAACGTCTACCCCTACCTGCAGCAGGGGGAGTCCTGGATCAATTTGGATAGCGCGCGATTTGCGGCCGCGCTTATTGCTCTAGGCTTCGCCATCTATGTGGTGTTCATTGACCGAAAGACCCGAGAGCTGTTCTTGAGCAGCAGCCGCTCTGGCCGCGAGATTATCTAG
- the orn gene encoding oligoribonuclease, whose amino-acid sequence MANSSISADRIVWIDCEMTGLDLAADALIEVAVLVTDSELNILGDGVDVVIKPDDAALAQMNDFVRQMHTTSKLLDELPHGSSMKEAEDKVLAYITEHVPDPGKAQLGGNTVGTDRGFLARDMPRVIEHLHYRIIDVSTIKELARRWYPRAYFQSPAKLGGHRALGDIVDSINELRYYREAVFVPAPGPDTATSQQISASVMSTASKAVD is encoded by the coding sequence GTGGCTAATTCCTCTATATCTGCTGATCGCATTGTCTGGATCGACTGTGAAATGACCGGGCTCGACTTGGCAGCTGATGCGCTCATTGAAGTTGCCGTGCTGGTAACCGATTCTGAGCTCAATATTCTTGGTGATGGCGTCGACGTGGTGATCAAACCTGACGACGCCGCGTTAGCGCAGATGAACGATTTCGTCAGGCAGATGCACACCACCTCGAAGTTGCTAGATGAGCTCCCTCACGGTAGCAGCATGAAAGAGGCCGAGGACAAGGTGCTCGCCTACATCACCGAGCACGTTCCGGATCCGGGTAAAGCGCAGCTCGGTGGTAATACTGTAGGCACCGACCGGGGCTTCCTGGCCCGAGATATGCCTCGGGTGATCGAACATTTGCACTATCGAATCATTGACGTTTCAACAATTAAGGAACTGGCACGACGCTGGTACCCTCGCGCTTACTTCCAGTCGCCGGCCAAACTCGGCGGACACCGCGCGCTGGGCGATATCGTCGACTCGATCAACGAACTGCGCTACTACCGAGAGGCAGTTTTTGTACCCGCGCCCGGCCCGGATACCGCGACATCACAACAGATTTCAGCCTCGGTTATGAGCACCGCCTCGAAAGCTGTAGACTAA
- a CDS encoding acyl-CoA dehydrogenase family protein: MKRSLFEEDHELFREVAREFNQREIAPHYAQWDAARLMDRGLWTSAGEQGLLGLAIPEEFGGMGMTDYRFRAVLDEEFARANHFSVSLAFHLHDDMVLPHLLAYGSDELKQRWLPGMASGEIVSSIAMTEPGAGSDLRSIRTRAVRDGDDWLISGQKTFIGNGISGDAALVLARTDGSSGRGQADSFSLFMVRKGEGYNTGKQLDKMGLKASDTAELFFENVRVPGGDLVGELGRGLEYVAHQLPQGRLAIAVAGSAVARSIVDATVLYTKERTAFGERVADFQNTRFVLADLQTEVEATESYVDQAINAFNQGELDAVSAAKVKLWASERVKAVTDRCLQLHGGYGYILEYPVAQAFLAARLLTIFGGTNEIMHEVIGRDLTGER, from the coding sequence ATGAAGCGCTCGCTTTTCGAGGAAGATCACGAGTTATTCCGCGAAGTTGCCCGAGAATTCAATCAGCGCGAGATCGCCCCGCACTATGCACAATGGGACGCCGCCCGACTGATGGACCGCGGACTATGGACCAGCGCCGGTGAGCAGGGCCTGCTCGGTCTAGCGATTCCTGAGGAGTTCGGCGGAATGGGCATGACGGACTACCGTTTCCGCGCCGTTCTTGACGAAGAGTTCGCCCGAGCCAACCATTTTTCGGTCAGCTTAGCCTTTCACTTGCACGATGATATGGTGCTGCCGCACCTACTCGCCTATGGCTCCGATGAACTCAAGCAGCGTTGGTTGCCTGGCATGGCTTCCGGAGAGATCGTCAGTTCAATCGCCATGACAGAGCCCGGCGCGGGCTCTGATCTACGCAGCATTCGCACTCGGGCGGTGCGTGACGGTGATGACTGGCTGATTAGCGGTCAGAAGACTTTCATTGGCAATGGTATTTCAGGCGATGCCGCGCTCGTACTGGCCCGCACGGACGGCAGTAGCGGCCGCGGCCAGGCGGACTCATTTTCGCTGTTCATGGTCCGCAAAGGCGAGGGCTACAACACCGGCAAGCAACTGGACAAAATGGGGCTCAAAGCCTCTGACACGGCCGAACTCTTCTTTGAAAATGTCAGGGTTCCCGGCGGCGATTTGGTCGGTGAGCTGGGGCGCGGCCTTGAATATGTGGCCCATCAGCTCCCACAGGGACGGCTGGCGATCGCGGTAGCCGGCTCGGCCGTCGCCCGCTCCATCGTCGATGCCACCGTTCTCTACACCAAGGAACGCACCGCCTTTGGCGAGCGAGTCGCAGATTTTCAAAACACTCGCTTCGTACTCGCCGATTTACAAACTGAGGTGGAAGCCACCGAAAGTTATGTAGATCAGGCCATTAATGCCTTCAATCAGGGTGAGTTGGACGCTGTCTCAGCGGCAAAAGTGAAACTTTGGGCGAGCGAACGGGTCAAGGCTGTCACCGACCGCTGTCTTCAACTGCATGGCGGTTACGGTTACATTTTGGAATACCCGGTGGCACAAGCCTTCCTAGCTGCACGGCTACTGACCATCTTTGGCGGTACTAATGAGATCATGCACGAAGTCATTGGCCGCGATCTCACTGGAGAGCGCTAA
- the def gene encoding peptide deformylase: protein MTIHPVVIQGNPVLHRRAAEVTDFNDELRTLIADMHETNTAANGAGLAAPQIGIGLRVFVYAMDNEDGVAPQGVLVNPSLVTGKVSGNSPDPDDEAEGCLSVPGYHFPLKRAEWVRISGYDGFGEKIEFEATGWFARCMQHEYDHLDGKLYVDKLVDRYKRKARRVAKEHGWGVPGLSWMPGVDPDPFGH, encoded by the coding sequence ATGACCATCCATCCGGTAGTGATCCAAGGCAATCCAGTGCTGCATCGTCGGGCCGCTGAAGTTACCGACTTCAACGATGAGTTGCGCACCCTCATTGCTGATATGCATGAGACTAATACCGCCGCCAATGGTGCTGGTTTGGCCGCACCGCAAATTGGCATCGGCTTGAGGGTCTTTGTTTACGCAATGGACAATGAGGACGGCGTCGCCCCCCAAGGCGTCTTGGTTAACCCTTCATTGGTGACCGGGAAAGTTTCGGGCAATTCGCCTGATCCTGATGACGAGGCCGAAGGCTGCTTGTCAGTACCTGGCTATCATTTTCCGCTCAAGCGGGCGGAGTGGGTACGAATCAGCGGCTATGACGGTTTCGGCGAGAAAATTGAATTTGAGGCAACCGGTTGGTTCGCGCGTTGCATGCAACATGAGTACGACCACCTTGACGGCAAACTGTATGTCGACAAACTGGTCGACAGGTATAAACGGAAAGCCCGACGAGTCGCCAAGGAACACGGCTGGGGCGTGCCGGGACTGAGCTGGATGCCGGGTGTCGATCCAGATCCTTTCGGACACTGA
- a CDS encoding acyltransferase domain-containing protein, with amino-acid sequence MDIQSLLKLAEIRPADQREVSELLAQEPTAPVFQALQILRDRLGSIGEPPPSGDQEELVWMNALLRFLPEQLAWYQQQGIPDQVVQATIADIGRHIAISRVTNGRFGLQTWRWLTEHATGTLYQLGRLQFQIHPGPAALPGLQSGEHILGIHIPEIQGSPLSPSAVQDSLAKAKDFFARYFPAQPVRLANCISWLLDPYLSANLPAESNIVRFAALFSHYGELVDTPSDAVYFTFRRRDFSQVSDLPRDTILQQVVAGRIEHGGAWQVGKGYLSL; translated from the coding sequence ATGGATATTCAGTCGCTCCTGAAACTTGCCGAGATTCGTCCTGCGGATCAGCGGGAGGTCAGCGAACTACTAGCTCAGGAACCGACCGCGCCGGTTTTCCAAGCTCTGCAGATCTTGCGAGATAGGCTCGGCAGCATTGGCGAGCCACCACCCTCAGGTGATCAGGAGGAGCTGGTGTGGATGAACGCCTTGCTGCGCTTTCTGCCGGAACAACTTGCCTGGTATCAGCAGCAGGGCATCCCCGATCAGGTGGTGCAAGCCACCATTGCCGATATTGGCCGCCATATCGCAATTTCGCGGGTCACTAATGGGCGCTTCGGCTTGCAGACCTGGCGCTGGCTGACCGAGCACGCCACCGGAACGCTTTATCAGTTAGGCCGGTTGCAGTTCCAGATCCATCCAGGGCCGGCCGCACTCCCCGGATTGCAATCGGGAGAACACATTCTCGGCATTCACATCCCGGAGATCCAAGGCAGCCCACTAAGCCCCTCTGCCGTTCAAGACTCCCTTGCGAAGGCAAAGGACTTCTTCGCGAGGTATTTTCCTGCGCAGCCGGTAAGGCTTGCCAACTGTATTTCCTGGCTGCTGGACCCCTATCTGTCCGCGAATTTGCCGGCGGAGTCAAATATTGTCCGCTTTGCGGCACTCTTCAGCCATTATGGCGAGTTAGTGGATACCCCTAGCGATGCTGTCTATTTCACCTTTCGCCGCCGAGATTTCTCTCAGGTCAGCGATTTACCGCGCGACACCATCCTGCAGCAGGTAGTGGCTGGCCGGATCGAGCACGGCGGAGCCTGGCAGGTAGGCAAAGGCTACCTATCGCTCTAG
- a CDS encoding HNH endonuclease family protein, with protein sequence MNRNSPQWRCKRQYERQYKWQYKGVRRFSVRKIVAGVVFLFLLGAGLGCWQTSQELPNWLAAEKAPVELSPFSEAGPGPVFSVRSTAALALLQRLPVRERASKSGYRREEFGEAWTDLDHNSCDTRNDILRRDLQDVEVTPHAACLVAAGRLSDPYTGQQLTFRRGPSSSSSVQIDHVVALSDAWQKGAQQLSPAQRLAFANDPLNLMAVDGPSNQEKSDADAAGWLPKNVAFRCEYVARQISVKAAYRLWLDAAEKAAMLSVLRSCPVQSTFASGFS encoded by the coding sequence GTGAATCGAAACTCACCCCAGTGGCGGTGCAAGCGGCAATACGAGCGGCAATACAAGTGGCAATACAAGGGCGTTCGACGGTTTTCGGTGAGGAAGATTGTCGCTGGGGTGGTCTTCTTATTCCTACTGGGAGCGGGGCTTGGCTGCTGGCAAACCAGCCAAGAGCTGCCGAACTGGCTGGCAGCGGAAAAGGCTCCTGTCGAGCTATCGCCGTTCTCCGAGGCAGGACCGGGTCCGGTTTTTAGTGTTCGCAGCACCGCGGCTTTAGCTCTGCTACAGAGACTTCCGGTGCGTGAGAGGGCCAGTAAGTCCGGATACCGACGTGAGGAATTTGGTGAAGCCTGGACCGATCTGGATCACAATAGCTGCGACACCCGCAATGACATTTTGCGTAGAGACTTACAAGATGTTGAAGTAACACCTCACGCGGCTTGCCTGGTGGCCGCCGGGCGACTGTCCGATCCTTATACCGGGCAACAGCTCACCTTCCGAAGGGGCCCGAGCAGCTCGAGCTCGGTCCAGATTGATCATGTGGTGGCGCTCAGCGATGCTTGGCAAAAAGGTGCTCAGCAGCTCAGCCCGGCGCAGCGCCTGGCCTTCGCCAACGACCCGCTGAACCTGATGGCGGTAGATGGTCCTAGTAATCAGGAGAAAAGCGACGCCGACGCAGCCGGTTGGCTACCGAAAAATGTTGCCTTCCGCTGCGAGTACGTGGCCCGGCAGATCTCGGTCAAGGCCGCCTATCGCCTTTGGCTGGATGCAGCGGAGAAAGCGGCGATGCTTTCAGTGCTCAGAAGTTGCCCTGTGCAAAGCACTTTCGCCTCCGGCTTCTCCTGA
- a CDS encoding CsbD family protein encodes MGLFDKAENKAQDLTGQAKEKIGEATDNQDLRAEGVADQGEAGLKDVGEKIKDTAQDLGDKLKDAAGNLTDKFKKD; translated from the coding sequence ATGGGTCTTTTCGACAAGGCAGAGAACAAAGCGCAGGACCTGACTGGCCAGGCCAAGGAGAAAATTGGTGAGGCCACCGATAATCAAGATCTGCGAGCCGAAGGCGTGGCAGATCAGGGCGAGGCCGGTTTGAAGGATGTCGGGGAAAAAATCAAGGACACCGCCCAAGATCTCGGCGATAAGCTGAAGGACGCGGCCGGAAACCTTACCGACAAGTTCAAGAAGGACTAG
- a CDS encoding S1 family peptidase, which yields MKFTKFVSAAALAGLVATGGVVGAAQAQAVQPAPEIVGGSVANYSSVPYATQLYVNGQFNCTSSLISSTWVLTAKHCVGGTVSVRVGSGALGQGTLISSKRVVTWSGGDLALVELSSPYNTTFAKLGASNPSQGTLGRIYGWGRETTNGPAAPNLKTAQVEVAGLDTDAYGGVAIGHYGVDGQAWKGDSGGPLVINGKVVGVASTSGSGGTDPNADSYYTSVPNGASWISSVSGVSAS from the coding sequence ATGAAATTTACCAAGTTCGTTTCCGCAGCCGCACTCGCCGGATTAGTCGCTACCGGCGGCGTTGTCGGTGCAGCCCAAGCCCAGGCCGTGCAACCGGCACCGGAGATTGTTGGTGGCAGCGTCGCCAATTACAGCAGTGTCCCCTATGCCACGCAGCTCTACGTCAATGGGCAGTTCAACTGCACTTCCTCACTGATTTCCTCCACCTGGGTGCTCACCGCGAAGCACTGTGTTGGAGGCACGGTGAGCGTTCGCGTTGGCAGTGGCGCACTCGGCCAAGGAACTTTGATTTCCAGCAAGCGAGTAGTCACTTGGAGCGGCGGCGACCTCGCGCTGGTTGAGCTCTCCAGCCCGTACAACACAACCTTCGCCAAGCTGGGCGCAAGCAATCCCAGCCAGGGCACCCTCGGCCGGATCTACGGCTGGGGTCGGGAAACCACTAACGGTCCTGCCGCACCGAACTTGAAAACCGCTCAGGTCGAGGTGGCAGGCCTAGACACGGACGCTTATGGTGGCGTTGCCATCGGTCACTACGGCGTTGACGGTCAGGCTTGGAAGGGCGACTCCGGCGGCCCCTTGGTGATCAACGGCAAGGTGGTTGGCGTAGCATCAACCAGCGGCAGCGGTGGTACCGACCCGAACGCTGACTCTTACTACACCTCAGTACCTAATGGGGCCAGCTGGATCTCCTCAGTCTCGGGAGTAAGCGCTAGCTAA
- a CDS encoding GAF domain-containing protein, whose product MTTAKGYLAGRARAIARFASALAMLAKVLSIAAPAGATVLFFWARDNASLFWLAAGILALSLLVQLSSSFWERRVAARQLVSSNLLNTYISQMAAAVAEMPAQSAAERVGTLNELGRYAVTALVNVFHDAKDVRAIAYALTPQNDRLEVFRYAGVRQPTGSFVRGDAGRGDKALDFLRNSNSSYLFIPDLKKEKPEDYGGSGRGYRTFISVRIDSTNEVHGMLTLDAADVGDLTEDDRHVVQVFANILAIAFAETMYREMRTSLRSADRMILKEEGT is encoded by the coding sequence ATGACGACGGCAAAAGGCTATTTGGCGGGGCGGGCGAGAGCCATCGCTCGCTTCGCCTCAGCTTTAGCCATGCTGGCAAAAGTGTTGAGCATAGCCGCTCCCGCCGGGGCCACCGTACTTTTCTTCTGGGCACGGGACAACGCTTCGCTGTTCTGGCTGGCGGCGGGTATTCTGGCGCTCAGCTTGCTGGTGCAGTTGAGCAGTTCGTTCTGGGAGCGTCGGGTCGCCGCGCGGCAATTGGTGAGCAGCAATCTGCTGAACACTTATATTTCTCAAATGGCCGCAGCGGTGGCCGAGATGCCAGCGCAATCGGCGGCGGAACGGGTTGGCACCCTCAATGAGCTCGGCCGCTACGCGGTGACCGCCTTGGTGAACGTGTTTCACGATGCCAAAGATGTCAGGGCAATTGCCTATGCGCTCACGCCGCAGAATGACCGGCTGGAAGTCTTTCGTTACGCCGGAGTTCGGCAACCCACCGGTTCCTTTGTCCGCGGTGATGCGGGGCGAGGAGATAAGGCACTTGACTTTCTCCGCAATTCGAACTCCTCATACTTATTCATTCCGGACCTCAAGAAGGAAAAGCCGGAGGACTATGGGGGCAGCGGCCGCGGCTATCGCACCTTTATCTCGGTGCGCATCGACAGCACCAATGAAGTGCACGGCATGCTCACGCTGGACGCCGCCGATGTCGGTGACCTGACCGAGGACGACCGGCATGTGGTTCAGGTGTTTGCGAATATTCTGGCGATTGCCTTTGCCGAGACTATGTACCGGGAAATGCGGACAAGCCTGCGGTCAGCCGATAGAATGATCCTGAAGGAGGAGGGAACATGA